A stretch of DNA from Lawsonibacter asaccharolyticus:
CCCTTGCCCCTGCAAAATCTTCATGTCGTTTCCTCTTTTCAAAAAGCCCCGTGTCAAACGGACCGTGGGCACGGGGCTCGCTTATAGATTTTCCTTAAAAAGCTGTTCCATGGCGGAGATGGCGCTGTCCTCGTCCGGCCCCTCGGCGGTGACGGTGACGGTGTCGCCTCCCTTGACCCCCAGGCCCATCAGCTTCATCAGCTGGGTGCTCTTGACGGTCTTGTCACCCTTGGTGACGGAGATCTCGGTACCGGAGAAGGCCTTGGCTGTCTTGACCAGCAGGCCGGCGGGACGGGCGTGGATGCCTACAGGATCGACGATGGTATAGGTAAAAGATTTCATGACAGAGACTCCTTTTTATGATTCAGACCCTTGACCGGCAAAGCGGATCCATAGGGGCGCAGCGCCCGGCTCCAGCTGGAACGGCGGTTGGCGCAGATGGAAAGCTGCACTCGTCCCCCTCCAGGGAGACCTGCTCCTTGACATATATCTCCTCATAGACGCGCTGCTGACAGTGATACACATTGAGCACGTCAGATCCGCTTTCGGGGTGATTCTGCCGGATGGACCAGAGCCTTCCCGCTGCGGTGGCGTCGGTCACAAATATGAGCCGCAGCATGCTGTTCTGACTCTCTTCTGCAGGACATTACGTTTTCAGGAACTCCCTTTCGATGTGTGAGATGGCACCATCCGCGGTCTCTTTGCCCAGCAGCACGCAGTAGATCGGGAGAGCCAGCCGATCCAGCAGTTCCGGGCAGCATATCGTGATATAGTCCAATGTCTCCAGCGGAGCAAGGCCGAAGAAGTCATAGGGGATGATGGTGGTGATCGTAATGTCAAAGCAGCCGTCAGCTGTCAGATAGATCCGCGGTGTGTAGAGGATGTGCGGGCTGTACAGCATATATCCGCTGCCGCGGCAGGATGGAAAGACCCGGGCATTGATAAAATTCAGAAGGCGGAGAAGAGCGTCGATATGTCTGCTTTTCCGGCATAGTTCTGCACCCAGGGAGGAGTAGTAGCACCTTGCCTCCATTGTGTCCTCGTAGAACCAGATACAGGACTCGATGCGGTGATCCGGGGCATACACCGCGTTGAATCCCATGGTGATCTGCATCTGACCGCTGTCAAAGCCTGCGCTGTGCCTAACACGGGAAGATCTGAGGCGGCCAGTCAGGACCCGGATGGCTTCCTGTCTTTTCAAACCAGTGTACCTCCTTGCACCAAAGGCATTACTGTTCACTCTGTTTCGGCGGCGGGCAGATCATGGCGGCGTCTATGGCCAGCCGCTTCATCGCCTCCACCGCGGCCTTTTTCTTTCTGCTGGCGGCCGACCCGTCTTTCCGTTCCAGCAGATAGTCCACCAGTGCCTTCACCAGCTCCGCGTCTGATATCGCCGCTGCCTCCGGGGCACCGCCGCGGTCATCGGGGCGCTCCGCGTGGAGTACGCGGAAGAGCTGGCCTCCTGGTGTGACGCGGCCTTCGAAGGAGGGGGTTTTGACCAGGATGGCAGTCAGCGCCCGCAGGCCGCGGCCCGGGGTGGTCAGCATCTGGGTGGAGGAGAGCCTGATCTTGATGTGGTTCTTTCCCATTTCCAGCAGACTGATATGTTTGGGGTTGTTCATGTAGATGGATCTTTCATTATAGGAATTGATCCCGTTCTCCAGAGTGCGCCGGTCCTCAGCGGAAAATTCCGGACCCGGGAGAGCCAGGCTCAAAGTCAGGTCATAATGGTACGCAAAGCGGGTGGAAAGTGTCTCGCCGTTCATTATCCAGCTGCCCCCTCGTTCAAAAAATTTGGGCCTTAAATGCTTTGACCATATGATAGCACAGCCAGTCGAGAAAATCAACTGTTAGCTTAAAACAGTTATTTACAAAGTTGCGGCGTTGCGGAGAAAATCTTGTTTTGCGGCGTGTTGCAGACAACAGAAAAACCGTTGAAACCTTGTGGTTTCAACGGTTTTCTGCACCCTCTTGGGTGTTTGGTGGAGATAAGCGGGATCGAACCGCTGACCTCTTGAATGCCATTCAAGCGCTCTCCCAGCTGAGCTATACCCCCACGACACAATATCAAGTTTTAAATGGTGGACGATACAGGACTTGAACCTGTGACCTCCCGCAC
This window harbors:
- a CDS encoding GBF68930.1 — protein: MNGETLSTRFAYHYDLTLSLALPGPEFSAEDRRTLENGINSYNERSIYMNNPKHISLLEMGKNHIKIRLSSTQMLTTPGRGLRALTAILVKTPSFEGRVTPGGQLFRVLHAERPDDRGGAPEAAAISDAELVKALVDYLLERKDGSAASRKKKAAVEAMKRLAIDAAMICPPPKQSEQ